In Solanum lycopersicum chromosome 3, SLM_r2.1, the genomic stretch CCCCACAACCACCACCACTCTCGCCGGAAACTTCCACAAACCGCCTCAACCGACATGTATTATCCCGGTGCAGTTCTCCGTCCCTAATAATCACTTACATTACCACACCCACGCTGTAAGCCCCAACCAGTGCTGCTCTGCCGTGGTGCAGACGATCTCCGCCCCGATCCACGCCGTATGGTCACTAGTCCGCCGATTCGACAACCCGCAAGCGTATAAGCATTTTCTCAAAAGCTGCCACGTCATCGTCGGAGACGGGAACGTCGGCACATTAAGGGAGGTTCAGGTAATTTCCGGCCTCCCAGCCGCCTCTAGCACGGAGAGATTGGAAATCTTAGACGATAAGGAACACGTGATCAGTTTCAGCGTCGTCGGCGGAGATCACAGGCTGAACAATTACAGATCGGTGACGACGCTGCATCCGGCGGATGATGAAAACGGAACAGTGGTGGTGGAATCGTACGTAGTAGATATTCCAACAGGGAATACAAAGGAAGAAACGTGTGTATTCGTTGATACAATTGTACGTTGCAATTTGCAATCGCTAGCGCAAATCGCAACTGCAAATCGCTGAAAACACGCCCTACAACTAATTTGTAATCATGGTgactatttaattttgtatatttcatttagtcctttgattgatttttttttctggaGTGATAGATCGATGAACTTTTTGCTTAGGTGTAATCACCTTAGGTTATCTCCTAAGTTTCATTTATTAGTGAAAAAAATCTCCAATTTCAGTTGAATGTTGCTGTTcgaatttattttttccttcacAATGATATACTGTAATATTAAATTATGTGTACAGTGTTGCTATAATTTAGTTAACATGTTGAGTAGTTCCCGGAGATAATCTAATTTTCAAGctgcttattttatttatttttctttgtttttgatttattttcctttaggattttaaaaagtgaaaaaaagggGGTAGGCGGGGGTGTCAatggttttaaaatatatatttgaatgtctattttagatttatataaaagttggttagatttattttttatgttacttttatttttttttaaatgtttaataacgttaaaaataacttaaaataaatttaaaatgacttaaaaaaatttaaaaagggattctttttttgaaagtcattaaaagttttacatttttattttttaacgtaaaaactatttttttttgcttatccAAATAAGCTCTAAATTGATTAAAACGTTATCGgattttcagatttttgtttgtataaatttataatcatgAGGGGCAATTTAATATACTTCAAGGcctaaaatgaaattttaattagacttttaaatttttttaaaaaattatttgtatttatttttattttttattttttagatgtatattcttatttagtatctttttttataaatgatttttcatatacttttttaaatattatttttaagcaagattttatcaattcaacattgaagacatcattttattgagaattattatatgaattgaaaatataattctataaataatgttaatttttaaataaaaataagagttaaaattataaaatctgaTTCAAAAAGTTGATAACTTAATTATCctactttaatataaaaattacgaagaaagaaaaacatatttgtAATTTACTTTGTTCAAAACTATTcaattattcattcatattgTGTTcgcaaagaaaatatatatatatatatatacagacgTACTTACAACTTTCTTGAATGACAAACCACAAATTATTAGATATTAGGGGAATTAGATAACGCTTCACGCAGCCATGGCAAATacatgtaaatttatttttaaaattaatatgatacaaggaaattaaataaaaaaccaactgtagaaataagaaaatgataGATATTAcgatacaaaatatttttgtagaatTAGAGCTTAagtgaattatattttattatcaaagattttcaaaattaaaagactaattcattaagggaaaaaaaatcCATACATTATGATGataatacatataatttaaataaacatatttaaggacttgatttttttcttatttttgttaaatgataaatttactGTACGATGAATCTTCCTTTCATTAGAATAAAAAAGTGACAAAAATAGGAGGAGAAAAAGATaagtatttctattattattttttgggtatTTGATCCTttcattatatttgttttttctcttattCATCATCgtctaaataaatatatttctctTGTTTTCATCATTGcctaaataattttctattctttttttatatatatcttacATAATTCTGATAATTCttttaaagtaaaagaaagaacaaatttaaagaaaatataaatgattcTTCATATAAGAAATATCTAAAATGTGTGtatttcaatatattaatatgcatttctttattttgagCCATGAATAGTAAAATTTGAACGTATATTAACGTAATCAACTGTATTATGATAAAGTTAAAATCAGAGGCGAATCTCTACTAAGACTTGTGAGGGTGTCACGCCACCCATGAGTTTCGATCGAGATGTGACATACATATAGGTGTATATATGTACAATGTGTATAAATAAGCAAATGGCATCCACATAACCAAAAGGTGTTGTGGTACCACTGGTAAAAGAGCGAGACTCTCCTCCTTCTAGACCCGGAATTGAATCTCGGAAGcaacttttattaaaaagaacCTCGATGAGGAATTGTGCTTCAACAAAACATATTTTGAAgattatatttccttttttctctttaattctAGTTGGCTTAGTTTTAATTAGTAATTATCGTtcactaatttaatttataaatatttgattttttcataatgtgttattagttatttatttaatagagaAGAGTTAAAAATAGCTTAATATTATGATAcattaaataaagatattttgtataaataatttgttCTAAAAATATCTTCACTCTCCGCTATTAATAGTTTGATCCTAAAAATATTCCTGTTGCTACGTACTTTATtgtatcaaaaattaaattttctaatgaatattattatttttaaaataaaattatgatttttaaagaatccctttcttgtttcttttcttttgaaatctttttagctaaaaaaaaaagtggaaatAGTAATACTTTTCTTAATCTTGTTTTCTAATTTAAACAGAGTAATGTTATGTACTTTATAAATAATACGGAAAAGGatctaaaatatccttaaagtattaaaaacggtacaaaattacccttcatccacctattggctccaaaatgccttttttatccacctattgactccaaaatatccttgtcatcctttgagttcaaaattgaccacttatttaatgattttaaatttaaactatttaaatattttttaaaatacttgatgctcaactattgattataatttaatttatttatatcatttataaaccaactcattacccactcattactaactaaaccccacccaattaataatccaactaCTATATCAAAATCGaaataaacactactaaaacacgatgaaattgtagattcctgaaaatgacataaaaaattattcgagtccgaatcaaagctccaattaaatttatgttgagtcgtttatttaggaggacactttcaatagtctttcaagattgaattagatATTTACGATTAAATGTAAAGAATTAATATATCCCGAATTAATttatgcacttttttaaaatatacttttataaataattatcatttgttttaaaatctttgatatattatttttttaaaaaagttacctatgaagtaacatcacataattgagacatAAGAATGATtgagatgaacatagtcagacttttaaatttgtcgataatttttatttaaacacttgaatgtatgataatttacttctatagatattttcgtctcaaatttttaaaaatagtcaattggcagtagcttttttgttgttgcattaatattatgacgggtttattaatttggtgggtttagttagtaacgggtgggtagtggattgatttataatttatactaataagttaaattaaaacaatagttgagcgccacgtatttaaaaatatatttaaatagtttaaatataaaaccgttaaataagtggtcaactttgaaccaaaaggtggatgacaaggataTTTTGGACTCAATAGGTGGGTGGAAAGGGTATtatggagccaataggtggatgaaggataattttgtaccatttccaatactttgagggtattttatgcttttttccataaataatattatagtaacttcatctttaatttttatttagatatgaTAAAATCCTCTTTtcctaatgaaataaaaaatatttctattacttaatctttttaaaattgatgaagtaaatattttttttatagctaTCGCAAttgtgaaatattttctttcgtgaagtagataaaaaatgaaatataaaataagagtgGTGATTGATATTCGAATGATTTGTTTAGTTTGTTTCTTAGTAAGTGGTATGTTTACAAATATAAGTAATTTTGTTCTAATTGACagttttgaaaatttgtaaacTGGTCGAGAactattataaatgaataatatatatttataatattagtaaaattattttaaaaaaggttaTGCCTTATGGATTTTGTACGGAATCGAAATCTAAGGTCGATTTAGTGGTCTAAGCAATATGTCTACTTGGCACCCAGGTAATTCATACCTTGGATTCGTCTCTggttaaaacttaaaaataattaatttgagcCTAAATGAATTGATAAGAacctaaatttaaaaaaaggataatgcacaagtaccccctcagcctatgcccgaaatctcagagacacacttatactatactaaggtcctattacccccctaaacttattttataagtaattttctacccattTTTAGCATAcatggcactagtttgaaaaaaaaagtcaataatcgttgggcccacaagatagtgccacgtaggtcgaaaaggggtaaaaaattgataataaaataagttctggggggtaataggaccttagtatagtataagtgtgtctctcagatttcgggcatagattgaggggtacttgggcattatccctttaaaaaagatatacagagaacatatgaaaaactaaagcaaaaagagaaaaataacaaCA encodes the following:
- the LOC101256856 gene encoding abscisic acid receptor PYL4, whose amino-acid sequence is MPCSVQLQRINPTTTTTLAGNFHKPPQPTCIIPVQFSVPNNHLHYHTHAVSPNQCCSAVVQTISAPIHAVWSLVRRFDNPQAYKHFLKSCHVIVGDGNVGTLREVQVISGLPAASSTERLEILDDKEHVISFSVVGGDHRLNNYRSVTTLHPADDENGTVVVESYVVDIPTGNTKEETCVFVDTIVRCNLQSLAQIATANR